A DNA window from Flavisolibacter ginsenosidimutans contains the following coding sequences:
- a CDS encoding peptidylprolyl isomerase — protein sequence MRQLLLPLALCLSFFAFAQQDVKIKNKDRKKDAELVTTEGTIILRLSDSTPEHRDNFLRLVKSHYLDSILFHRVIKGFMIQAGDPTSVRAEAHKPLGNGGPDYTLPAEILPSLFHKKGALAAARKGDAENPERRSSGSQFYIVNGRTFNDHELDSIEVVRLQGRKISPERREYYKTIGGTPQLDGNYTVFGEVVSGQDVVDKIASMPVSSGPDLNRPLQDVRILSAKLVKRKK from the coding sequence ATGCGCCAACTGCTTTTGCCGCTTGCCCTCTGTCTTTCTTTTTTTGCGTTTGCTCAACAGGATGTAAAAATCAAAAACAAGGACCGCAAGAAAGACGCTGAACTCGTCACAACCGAAGGCACCATCATCCTTCGCTTGTCGGATTCAACACCGGAACATCGCGACAATTTTTTGCGGCTTGTGAAGTCTCATTATTTGGACAGCATCCTGTTTCACCGCGTCATCAAAGGTTTTATGATTCAGGCCGGTGACCCAACCAGCGTTCGCGCCGAAGCACACAAGCCTTTAGGAAATGGCGGACCTGATTACACACTGCCCGCTGAAATTCTGCCTTCGCTCTTTCACAAGAAGGGCGCATTGGCAGCAGCCCGCAAAGGCGATGCGGAAAATCCCGAAAGGCGCAGCAGTGGCAGCCAGTTTTATATCGTGAACGGAAGAACGTTTAATGACCATGAACTGGATTCCATTGAAGTGGTGCGTTTGCAAGGAAGAAAGATTTCGCCGGAGCGAAGAGAGTATTACAAAACGATTGGCGGCACACCGCAACTCGACGGCAATTACACCGTGTTTGGTGAAGTGGTGAGCGGGCAGGATGTGGTGGACAAAATTGCTTCAATGCCTGTTAGCAGCGGGCCTGATTTAAACCGGCCCTTGCAAGACGTGCGCATTCTTTCGGCAAAGCTGGTAAAGCGAAAGAAGTAA
- a CDS encoding carbohydrate porin, giving the protein MRKFVLALLATSVFIFAAAQQDSALSFGFQTTSISQVHPQFHSPYVGDNSLEPKEPVRSTLTATLYFNLKLGKGTQIIFNPEVAGGEGFSGATGLAGFSNGESFRVGNPKPTVYLARLVVEQILPFKASDYSAQKTDSNLAPGYYPTHCFKVYGGRFCLADYFDGNPYNHDPRGQFINWSFMSGGAWDYAADTRGYTWGVGSEWRRKNWRAALAFALMPRVANGIDMDEDISRSFALQTEATHLHKINKLPGQLQLTLFLNRAHMGSYREALKTMPVNPDITAVRSYKNYKGGFVLNAAQQLSKNWGSFLRASYNDGKNETWAYTEIDRSLNLGVVWSKSGFQKQNQLGVGVAINGISKPHRDYLAAGGYGFIIGDGKLNYASEIITEAYYRFSFFQDRLQVSPDYQFAVNPAYNKDRGPVHIFSLRTHVAF; this is encoded by the coding sequence ATGAGAAAATTTGTTTTGGCTTTGCTGGCCACGAGTGTATTCATTTTTGCCGCCGCGCAGCAGGATTCGGCCTTGAGCTTCGGCTTTCAAACCACGTCCATCTCGCAAGTGCATCCGCAGTTTCATTCACCGTACGTGGGCGACAACAGTCTTGAACCAAAAGAACCCGTTCGCTCAACGCTTACGGCCACGTTGTATTTTAATTTAAAGCTTGGCAAAGGAACGCAGATCATCTTCAACCCCGAAGTGGCCGGCGGCGAGGGTTTTAGCGGCGCTACGGGTCTTGCCGGTTTCAGCAACGGCGAATCTTTTCGCGTGGGCAATCCAAAGCCAACGGTTTATTTGGCACGGTTGGTCGTTGAACAAATTTTGCCGTTCAAGGCATCGGATTACAGCGCACAAAAAACTGACAGCAATCTTGCGCCGGGTTATTATCCTACGCATTGTTTTAAAGTGTATGGTGGACGGTTTTGTTTAGCCGATTATTTTGATGGCAATCCGTATAATCATGATCCACGCGGACAGTTTATCAACTGGAGTTTCATGAGCGGCGGTGCCTGGGATTATGCGGCCGACACACGCGGCTATACGTGGGGCGTTGGTAGCGAATGGCGGCGCAAAAATTGGCGGGCTGCGCTTGCCTTTGCATTGATGCCGCGTGTGGCCAACGGCATTGACATGGACGAAGACATCAGCCGTTCTTTCGCTCTTCAAACCGAAGCGACGCACCTGCACAAAATAAATAAGTTGCCGGGTCAATTGCAGCTTACACTTTTTTTGAATCGTGCGCACATGGGCAGCTATCGCGAAGCGCTCAAAACAATGCCGGTTAACCCGGATATCACCGCCGTGCGTTCGTACAAAAATTACAAAGGCGGATTTGTATTGAATGCTGCGCAACAATTGAGCAAGAATTGGGGTTCGTTTTTGCGGGCCAGCTATAACGATGGAAAGAACGAAACCTGGGCTTATACCGAAATTGACCGTTCGCTGAACCTGGGTGTTGTGTGGAGCAAGAGCGGCTTTCAAAAGCAAAATCAATTGGGTGTTGGTGTCGCTATCAACGGCATCTCAAAGCCTCACCGCGATTATCTCGCCGCAGGCGGTTACGGCTTTATCATTGGCGACGGCAAGTTGAATTACGCTTCCGAAATTATTACCGAAGCGTACTATCGCTTTAGTTTTTTTCAAGACCGTTTGCAGGTTTCACCCGATTATCAATTTGCTGTGAATCCCGCCTACAACAAAGACCGCGGGCCGGTGCACATTTTTAGCTTGCGCACACACGTAGCGTTTTAA
- a CDS encoding leucine--tRNA ligase translates to MEYNFREIEKKWQDEWNKSGAYKVPNDSSKPKYYVLDMFPYPSGAGLHVGHPLGYIASDIFARYKRLKGFNVLHPMGYDAFGLPAEQYAIEHGVHPAVSTAKNIATFRSQLDKIGFSFDWSREVNTSNPKYYKWTQWIFLQLFKSWYNRKTNKTESIDGLIKIFEAEGNVNHPVPDARFEIRNAAFEILDGKFSADQWKAFDKKTKQAVLMEYRVAYCGYGEVNWCEALGTVLANDEVVNGVSERGGYPVIKKRLRQWYLRITEYADRLLQGLETVDFSEAMKEMQSNWIGKSSGAEIDFEIRSQEPGISKKLRVYTTRPDTIFGVDFMVVAPEHELVSTITTPEQKAAVDDYIAYVKSRSERERMAEKKISGVFTGAYAVNPFDENKKIPIWISEYVLAGYGTGAIMAVPSGDERDHKFAKHFNLPITNILGDAYNGVDANPTKDAVLSNSGFLNGTVMRDAIEVVINKLEELGIGKRKVNYKMRDAAFSRQRYWGEPFPIKWINGIAYPLDESELPLELPHVEKYGPGPEGEGPLANVSEWTSQHLETNTMPGYAGSSWYFLRYMDPHNDETFCDKNVSRYWNQVDLYVGGTEHAVGHLLYSRMWTKCLYDLGLITFDEPFKKLLNQGMIQGSSRFVYRLAIRGGDIIEKGYADESNYPIFVSYNKVKSFSNSNEDFNNLAEELKKIEPAFHDLKAEDLVQVVFTPLHVDVNIVDGLKLDIEAFKKSKPEFTNAKFLLEEVGSTWETHPNTPSKTIYGYICGTEVEKMSKRYFNTVNPDDVVGKYGADTFRMYEMFLGPIDQSKPWDTKGIEGVHRFLKKLWRLFFDEVKGKLVTDEKATPEELKVLHRTIKKIEEDTERFSYNTAVSAFMVCVNELTDLKCHKKEVLEQLLVLLAPYAPHVSEELWHQLGNTTSILDAAFPKFEQKYLVETTKEYPVSINGKMRTTMLLELSATKEQVEELVLANPVVQKWTDGKPLKKFIFVPNKMVNLVV, encoded by the coding sequence ATGGAGTATAATTTCAGAGAGATTGAAAAGAAGTGGCAAGACGAATGGAACAAAAGCGGCGCCTACAAAGTGCCCAACGATTCAAGCAAGCCAAAGTATTATGTGCTGGACATGTTTCCTTATCCCAGCGGTGCGGGCCTGCACGTGGGCCATCCGCTTGGCTACATTGCGTCGGATATTTTTGCACGCTACAAACGGCTCAAAGGTTTTAACGTATTGCACCCAATGGGTTACGATGCTTTTGGGCTGCCCGCCGAGCAATACGCGATTGAACACGGTGTGCACCCCGCAGTGAGCACCGCAAAAAACATTGCCACATTTAGAAGTCAATTAGACAAGATCGGCTTCTCTTTCGACTGGAGCCGCGAAGTGAATACGTCCAACCCGAAATATTACAAATGGACGCAGTGGATTTTTCTGCAACTGTTTAAAAGCTGGTACAACCGCAAGACGAACAAGACGGAATCCATTGACGGTTTGATAAAAATTTTTGAAGCAGAAGGAAACGTTAACCATCCCGTGCCGGATGCACGGTTTGAAATACGCAACGCGGCCTTCGAAATACTGGACGGAAAATTTTCTGCTGATCAATGGAAAGCCTTTGACAAGAAAACAAAGCAGGCCGTTTTGATGGAATACCGCGTGGCTTATTGCGGTTACGGCGAAGTAAATTGGTGCGAAGCATTGGGAACCGTGTTGGCAAATGATGAAGTGGTGAACGGCGTGAGCGAACGCGGTGGTTATCCCGTTATAAAAAAGCGCTTGCGTCAATGGTATTTGCGCATCACCGAATATGCCGATCGTTTGTTGCAAGGCTTAGAGACAGTTGACTTCAGCGAGGCCATGAAAGAAATGCAGAGCAACTGGATTGGCAAGAGCAGCGGTGCGGAGATTGATTTTGAAATCAGGAGTCAGGAGCCAGGAATCAGTAAAAAGCTGCGCGTTTATACAACACGGCCCGACACCATCTTTGGCGTGGACTTTATGGTGGTTGCACCCGAGCACGAATTGGTTTCAACGATTACAACACCCGAACAAAAAGCAGCCGTTGATGATTACATCGCTTACGTGAAAAGCCGCAGCGAACGCGAACGCATGGCGGAGAAAAAAATCAGCGGCGTGTTTACGGGTGCGTACGCGGTCAACCCGTTTGACGAAAACAAAAAGATCCCGATCTGGATTTCGGAATATGTTTTAGCAGGCTACGGCACCGGTGCCATCATGGCCGTACCGAGCGGCGACGAACGCGACCACAAGTTTGCGAAGCATTTCAATCTTCCCATCACCAATATTTTGGGCGATGCTTATAACGGCGTCGACGCCAATCCGACCAAAGATGCCGTGTTAAGCAACAGCGGATTTCTGAATGGAACGGTGATGCGTGATGCGATTGAAGTGGTCATTAACAAACTGGAAGAATTAGGAATTGGCAAACGCAAGGTGAATTATAAAATGCGTGACGCGGCATTCAGTCGGCAGCGCTATTGGGGTGAACCCTTTCCGATAAAATGGATCAACGGCATTGCTTATCCACTTGACGAAAGCGAGTTGCCATTGGAGTTGCCGCACGTAGAAAAATATGGCCCTGGTCCTGAAGGTGAAGGACCGCTGGCGAATGTTTCCGAATGGACTTCTCAACATTTAGAGACGAACACGATGCCGGGTTATGCCGGTTCATCGTGGTACTTCCTTCGCTACATGGACCCGCACAACGACGAAACTTTTTGCGACAAAAACGTCAGCCGTTATTGGAACCAGGTTGATTTGTACGTGGGCGGAACCGAACACGCCGTTGGACATTTGCTCTACAGCCGCATGTGGACGAAGTGCTTGTACGACTTGGGTTTGATAACGTTTGACGAACCGTTTAAGAAGTTGTTGAATCAGGGGATGATTCAGGGGAGTTCGAGGTTTGTGTATCGTCTTGCAATTCGGGGTGGAGACATTATTGAGAAAGGTTATGCAGATGAATCAAATTATCCAATCTTCGTTTCCTATAACAAAGTCAAAAGCTTTTCTAATTCGAATGAAGACTTTAATAACCTCGCTGAAGAATTGAAAAAAATTGAACCTGCGTTTCATGATTTAAAAGCAGAGGACTTAGTACAAGTGGTGTTTACTCCTTTACATGTCGATGTGAATATCGTCGATGGACTGAAGTTGGATATCGAAGCCTTCAAAAAATCGAAACCCGAATTTACCAATGCAAAATTCCTTTTAGAAGAAGTTGGCTCTACATGGGAAACGCACCCCAATACTCCTTCGAAAACGATTTATGGTTATATATGCGGTACAGAAGTTGAAAAAATGAGCAAACGGTATTTTAATACCGTTAATCCGGATGATGTTGTTGGAAAATATGGCGCTGACACCTTCCGCATGTACGAAATGTTCCTCGGCCCGATTGACCAAAGCAAACCCTGGGACACCAAAGGCATTGAAGGCGTTCACCGCTTCCTTAAAAAACTTTGGCGCTTGTTCTTTGATGAAGTAAAAGGCAAACTGGTAACTGATGAAAAGGCAACGCCGGAAGAACTGAAAGTCCTTCACCGCACCATCAAAAAAATTGAAGAAGACACGGAACGTTTTTCGTACAACACGGCGGTGAGTGCTTTCATGGTTTGCGTGAACGAGTTGACGGATTTAAAATGCCACAAGAAAGAAGTGCTCGAACAGTTGCTCGTTCTTCTTGCGCCGTACGCACCGCACGTAAGCGAAGAGTTGTGGCATCAGCTCGGCAACACGACTTCTATTCTCGACGCAGCCTTTCCAAAATTTGAACAAAAATATTTGGTTGAAACCACGAAAGAATATCCCGTTTCCATCAACGGCAAAATGCGCACAACCATGTTGCTTGAATTGAGCGCCACAAAAGAACAAGTGGAAGAACTGGTGTTGGCAAATCCCGTTGTGCAAAAATGGACGGACGGAAAGCCGTTGAAGAAATTCATTTTCGTTCCCAACAAAATGGTCAACCTGGTTGTCTGA
- a CDS encoding cell division protein FtsX, producing MAQIGKASSKRGKPSYVMSIIGVTLVLFLLGIVGWLVINANKLGDYIKGNVEVRAFLRGDLNAKDSTVLMQQIASKPYVREVKYVNKEAAKEMYLAGEGETARKSWDVVLDANPLPNAVYFYVKNEYVQIDSLQKIEQDLKQNDYVSEVKYPEAVVSNLNENIRKISLGLLIVALIIAVSVIFLIDNTIRLAMFSNRFLIKTMQMVGATRQFISRPLTIRAIINGAISAAIAIVLIYILISVAEGFVPWLKVVRSSGTLFLLFFILFIIGISITFFSTYRSVSKYQRMKLDELY from the coding sequence ATGGCGCAAATCGGAAAAGCTTCGTCCAAGCGTGGGAAACCGTCCTATGTAATGAGCATCATCGGGGTTACACTTGTTCTTTTTTTACTGGGCATTGTGGGCTGGCTGGTGATCAATGCCAACAAGCTGGGCGATTACATTAAGGGCAACGTGGAAGTGCGGGCTTTCCTTCGCGGCGACCTGAACGCGAAAGACAGCACGGTGCTGATGCAGCAGATCGCATCGAAGCCTTACGTGCGGGAAGTGAAGTACGTGAACAAAGAAGCCGCCAAAGAAATGTACCTCGCCGGCGAAGGCGAAACGGCCCGCAAAAGCTGGGATGTGGTGCTGGACGCCAACCCGCTGCCAAACGCCGTTTATTTTTACGTAAAGAACGAGTACGTGCAGATAGACTCACTGCAAAAGATTGAACAAGACCTGAAGCAGAATGATTATGTAAGCGAAGTAAAATACCCTGAGGCCGTTGTTTCCAACCTGAACGAGAACATCCGCAAAATTAGTTTGGGGCTTTTAATCGTGGCGCTGATCATTGCCGTGTCGGTGATTTTTCTTATTGACAACACCATTCGTTTGGCCATGTTCAGCAACCGCTTTTTGATCAAGACCATGCAAATGGTAGGGGCCACGCGGCAATTTATTTCGCGGCCGCTGACCATCCGGGCCATCATCAACGGCGCCATCAGTGCGGCCATTGCCATTGTGCTCATTTATATTTTGATCAGCGTGGCCGAAGGCTTTGTGCCCTGGCTGAAAGTGGTGCGCTCAAGCGGCACACTTTTCCTGCTGTTTTTTATTTTGTTCATTATCGGTATTTCCATTACGTTTTTCAGCACGTACAGAAGTGTATCCAAATACCAGCGCATGAAGCTAGATGAGTTATATTGA
- a CDS encoding DUF3098 domain-containing protein: MKATRRDNPRQTTQATRTAAPTTAKKSVAAGELFNKDNFKWMLIGVGVLILGFLLMAGGGSSDPNVFNKAEVYSARRITVAPIIILIGLAIEIYAIFRQPKPAVSAAD, from the coding sequence ATGAAAGCAACAAGACGGGACAATCCCCGGCAAACAACACAGGCCACAAGAACAGCTGCACCCACAACAGCGAAAAAAAGCGTAGCGGCAGGGGAGTTGTTCAACAAGGACAATTTTAAGTGGATGCTGATTGGCGTAGGCGTTTTGATCCTCGGCTTTTTGCTGATGGCCGGTGGCGGCAGCAGCGATCCGAACGTGTTCAACAAAGCCGAAGTGTACAGTGCACGCCGCATTACCGTTGCACCCATCATTATATTGATTGGCCTTGCCATTGAGATTTACGCCATCTTCCGTCAACCCAAACCCGCTGTTTCCGCAGCCGACTAA
- a CDS encoding undecaprenyl-diphosphate phosphatase — translation MTIVQAIVLAIVEGITEFLPISSTGHMIITSSFLGIEKETFTKLFEVVIQLGAILSVVVLYYKKFFDFSRWQFYAKLIVAVIPALIFGALFSKKIDALLESSLTVAVSMLVGGIVLLFVDNIFNKPKYDSDRSITYPKAFAIGLWQVLAMIPGVSRSAASIIGGMQQGLTRKLAAEFSFYLAVPTMLAATGKKLLDFYKEKGTINGEEIKLLAIGNVVAFVVALIAIKFFITYLQKHGFKLFGWYRIIAGAALLALILSGYLK, via the coding sequence ATGACCATCGTTCAAGCCATTGTTCTTGCCATCGTTGAAGGCATTACCGAGTTTTTGCCCATCTCGTCCACCGGGCACATGATCATCACATCATCTTTTCTCGGCATTGAAAAAGAAACGTTCACCAAGTTGTTTGAAGTGGTGATTCAACTCGGCGCCATTCTTTCCGTAGTGGTTCTTTATTACAAAAAGTTTTTCGACTTCAGCCGTTGGCAGTTTTACGCGAAGCTGATTGTCGCCGTCATTCCCGCTTTGATATTCGGTGCCTTGTTTTCGAAAAAAATTGACGCCTTGCTTGAGAGCAGCCTTACGGTTGCCGTCAGCATGTTGGTGGGTGGTATTGTGTTGCTGTTTGTTGACAATATTTTCAACAAGCCCAAATACGACAGCGACCGAAGCATTACCTACCCAAAAGCTTTTGCCATTGGCCTTTGGCAGGTGCTGGCCATGATTCCCGGCGTAAGCCGCAGCGCTGCTTCCATTATCGGCGGTATGCAACAAGGCTTAACGCGAAAGCTGGCCGCAGAGTTTTCTTTTTACCTGGCGGTGCCTACAATGCTGGCGGCCACCGGTAAAAAACTTCTTGACTTTTACAAGGAAAAAGGCACCATCAACGGCGAAGAAATAAAGCTGCTGGCAATTGGAAACGTGGTTGCCTTTGTGGTGGCACTCATTGCCATCAAGTTTTTTATTACTTACCTGCAAAAGCACGGCTTTAAACTCTTTGGCTGGTACCGGATTATTGCCGGGGCTGCGTTGCTCGCCTTAATTCTTTCGGGCTACCTGAAATAA
- a CDS encoding MFS transporter, translating to MQTASKKVINAWAMYDWANSSYSLIITSAIFPAYYTAIAPERVSFLGRDFPRSSLASYAISFSFLVIAILSPILSSIADYKGNKKAFMQFFCYLGSAACIALTFLTKENIGFGIICSIIGSIGFCGSIVFYNAYLPEIAAEEDQDRVSAKGFAMGYIGSVLLMVVCLVFIMLNDNMHLGWGAWPARLSFLAVGLWWAGFAQITFRAMPPSIASKQNAEHSIFTNGFYELKKVWGQLQETPTTKRFLRSFFFYNMGVQTVMYLATYFASEEIKLESSQLIITILLIQLVAIAGATLFAKLSKRTSNLFTLGVVIIVWIGVCIGAYAVSQQAKVLKPYTEKITLLEKQKEADPSFKEDADKQIATVREQMAPLQKPISYEFYLIATVVGLVMGGIQSMSRSTYSKLLPPTKDTASYFSFYDVCDKVGTVVGTLSFGYVAEFYGGMGNSVLALMAFFIAGGILLLFVDPKRKSVVAA from the coding sequence ATGCAAACAGCTTCCAAAAAAGTTATTAATGCCTGGGCTATGTACGACTGGGCAAACAGTTCTTACTCGCTCATCATTACATCAGCCATCTTTCCCGCTTATTACACGGCCATTGCACCCGAGAGGGTTTCGTTTTTGGGCAGAGATTTTCCGCGTTCATCACTGGCTTCGTACGCCATTTCGTTTTCCTTTTTGGTCATAGCCATTCTTTCGCCAATTCTTTCTTCTATTGCCGATTACAAGGGAAATAAGAAGGCCTTCATGCAATTCTTTTGTTACCTCGGTTCGGCGGCTTGCATTGCGCTGACCTTTCTTACAAAAGAAAACATCGGCTTCGGCATTATTTGTTCCATTATTGGCTCCATTGGCTTTTGCGGTAGCATTGTTTTTTACAACGCGTATTTGCCTGAAATAGCGGCCGAAGAAGACCAGGACCGCGTGAGCGCAAAAGGCTTTGCTATGGGCTACATCGGAAGCGTGTTGCTGATGGTGGTTTGTCTTGTTTTTATCATGCTGAACGACAACATGCATCTCGGCTGGGGTGCCTGGCCGGCGCGGCTTTCCTTTCTTGCGGTAGGATTGTGGTGGGCCGGCTTTGCGCAAATTACCTTTCGGGCCATGCCGCCTTCCATTGCCTCAAAACAAAACGCGGAACACAGCATCTTTACCAACGGTTTTTACGAATTAAAAAAAGTCTGGGGGCAGTTGCAGGAAACGCCAACCACCAAACGGTTTCTGCGCAGCTTTTTCTTTTACAACATGGGCGTGCAAACGGTCATGTATCTCGCTACCTATTTTGCTTCGGAAGAAATCAAGTTGGAATCATCACAACTCATCATCACCATTCTGCTAATTCAATTGGTGGCCATTGCGGGTGCAACGCTGTTTGCCAAATTATCGAAACGCACAAGCAATCTGTTTACACTGGGCGTTGTCATTATTGTTTGGATAGGCGTTTGCATTGGGGCTTACGCGGTATCGCAGCAAGCAAAAGTGCTGAAACCTTATACCGAGAAAATTACGCTGCTCGAAAAACAAAAAGAGGCGGACCCTTCGTTCAAAGAAGACGCCGATAAACAAATAGCAACCGTGCGAGAGCAGATGGCACCGCTGCAAAAGCCCATCAGCTATGAGTTTTACCTCATTGCCACGGTTGTGGGATTGGTGATGGGCGGCATTCAATCCATGTCGCGGTCAACTTACTCAAAGCTGCTGCCACCGACAAAAGACACGGCCTCTTACTTTAGTTTTTACGACGTTTGCGACAAGGTTGGTACGGTAGTGGGCACTTTGTCCTTTGGCTACGTTGCGGAATTTTACGGCGGCATGGGCAATTCGGTGCTGGCCCTGATGGCGTTTTTTATTGCGGGCGGTATTTTGCTTTTATTTGTTGATCCCAAACGAAAATCGGTTGTTGCAGCATGA
- a CDS encoding MBL fold metallo-hydrolase, with product MNLYTVNTGYFKLDGGAMYGVVPKTLWNKINPADENNLCSWAMRCLLIEDGERLILVDNGIGNKQDEKFFGHYYLHGDDTLDKSLAKHGFHRDDITDVFLTHLHFDHCGGSIVREGDKLVPAFKNAIYWSNEEHWEWATKPNDREKASFLKENILPIQESGQLKFIETPNVDWDASKPLPEQHFAENISVRFVEGHTAAMMLPQITYKDKITVFMADLLPGAGHIPLPYVMAYDMFPLTTLGEKKSFLSEAIEKKYVLFFEHDPKIECCDLVQTEKGIRQGNLFTLADI from the coding sequence ATGAATTTATACACGGTAAACACGGGCTATTTTAAACTCGACGGCGGCGCCATGTACGGCGTGGTTCCAAAAACACTTTGGAACAAGATCAATCCGGCTGACGAAAACAATTTGTGCAGTTGGGCCATGCGCTGTTTGCTGATTGAAGACGGGGAAAGATTGATTCTTGTTGACAACGGCATCGGCAACAAACAGGATGAAAAGTTCTTCGGCCATTACTATTTGCACGGCGATGACACACTTGATAAATCGTTAGCCAAACACGGTTTTCACCGCGATGACATCACCGATGTTTTTCTCACGCATTTGCATTTCGATCATTGCGGCGGCTCTATTGTTCGCGAAGGAGATAAACTCGTTCCTGCGTTCAAAAACGCAATCTATTGGAGCAACGAAGAACACTGGGAATGGGCCACAAAACCAAATGATAGGGAGAAGGCTTCGTTTTTGAAGGAAAACATTTTGCCCATTCAGGAAAGCGGGCAATTAAAATTTATTGAGACGCCGAACGTGGATTGGGATGCGTCGAAACCCTTGCCGGAACAGCATTTTGCCGAAAATATTTCGGTGCGTTTTGTCGAAGGTCACACAGCGGCGATGATGCTCCCGCAGATAACCTACAAAGACAAAATAACCGTGTTCATGGCTGATTTGCTTCCCGGTGCGGGACACATTCCGCTGCCTTATGTGATGGCTTACGATATGTTTCCGCTCACAACCTTAGGCGAGAAGAAAAGTTTTTTGTCGGAGGCGATTGAAAAAAAATACGTCCTCTTTTTTGAACACGACCCGAAGATTGAATGCTGCGATTTGGTGCAAACGGAAAAAGGAATCAGGCAAGGAAACTTGTTTACGTTGGCTGATATTTAA
- a CDS encoding class I SAM-dependent DNA methyltransferase, which translates to MDTRTLYNQWSATYDKVENKTRDLEGEAGQKILSSISFENVLELGCGTGKNTEWLSQKAKHLLAVDLSEEMMAKAKEKVSTPNVRFQQADITQPWSFTKEKFDLVTCSLILEHIEDLNFIFEQASSVLQSGGHFYICELHPYKQYSGSKARFETNEGLQVLECFMHHASDYFNAAMKNVLTCECLDEWFDKNDRSKPPRLISFLFRKK; encoded by the coding sequence ATGGATACAAGGACTTTATACAACCAATGGTCGGCTACCTACGATAAGGTAGAAAACAAAACAAGGGATTTGGAAGGCGAAGCCGGGCAGAAAATTTTGTCTTCCATTTCGTTTGAAAACGTGCTTGAATTGGGTTGCGGCACGGGCAAGAACACCGAATGGCTAAGCCAAAAAGCAAAGCATTTACTGGCCGTTGATTTATCGGAAGAAATGATGGCGAAAGCAAAAGAAAAAGTCTCAACACCGAACGTTCGGTTTCAACAAGCGGACATTACACAGCCTTGGAGTTTTACAAAAGAAAAGTTTGACCTGGTTACGTGCAGCTTGATTTTAGAACACATTGAAGATTTGAATTTCATCTTTGAACAAGCATCAAGCGTTTTGCAATCCGGCGGGCACTTTTACATCTGCGAACTGCATCCCTACAAACAATACAGCGGCAGCAAAGCGAGGTTTGAAACGAACGAAGGATTGCAAGTGCTCGAATGTTTTATGCACCACGCATCGGATTATTTTAATGCGGCGATGAAGAACGTTTTGACCTGTGAATGTTTGGACGAATGGTTTGATAAGAACGACCGAAGCAAGCCGCCGCGTTTGATTTCGTTTTTATTCCGGAAAAAATAA